One region of Cygnus atratus isolate AKBS03 ecotype Queensland, Australia chromosome 25, CAtr_DNAZoo_HiC_assembly, whole genome shotgun sequence genomic DNA includes:
- the GFAP gene encoding glial fibrillary acidic protein → MESQRLSSYGRRFGSAASARRGLPTSPPGRPRIFSSQPGLRWAARPGPGRMDFSLAEALNSEFRETRTNEKVEMMELNDRFASYIEKVRLLEQQNKMLVLELNQVRDQEPSHLADVYQEELRDLRRHVEQLATAKARVEIERDNLAEDLGNLRQKLQEEVTLRLEAESTLAAYRQDVDAAALARLDLERRVGSLQDELAFLRKVHEEELRELQEQLARHRVHVEVDTSKPDLTAALRDIRTQYEAMAASNMQETEEWYKSKFTDLTDAAARHAEALRVAKQEANEYRRQLQALTCDLEALRGSNESLERQLRELEERYALETAGYQDTVVRLEEDIRSLKEEMARHLQEYQDLLNVKLALDIEIATYRKLLEGEESRITIPVQTFSNLQIRETSLDTKSLSEAHLKRTIVVKTVETRDGEVIKESKQEHKEVA, encoded by the exons ATGGAGAGCCAGCGGCTGTCCTCCTACGGCCGCCGCTTCGGCTCGGCCGCCTCGGCACGCCGGGggctccccaccagccccccgggccggccccgcaTCTTCAGCTCGCAGCCGGGCCTCCGCTGggccgcccgccccgggccgggcaggATGGACTTCTCGCTGGCCGAGGCGCTCAACTCGGAGTTCAGGGAGACGCGCACCAACGAGAAGGTGGAGATGATGGAGCTCAACGACCGCTTCGCCAGCTACATCGAGAAGGTTCGgctcctggagcagcagaacaagatgctggtgctggagctgaaCCAGGTGCGGGACCAGGAGCCTTCGCACCTGGCCGACGTCtaccaggaggagctgcgcgACCTGCGGCGCCACGTGGAGCAGCTGGCCACCGCCAAGGCCCGCGTGGAGATCGAGAGGGACAACCTGGCTGAGGACCTCGGAAACCTTCGGCAAAA gctgcaggaggaggtgacCCTGCGGCTGGAGGCCGAGAGCACCCTGGCTGCATACAGACAG GACGTCGATGCCGCCGCCCTGGCTCGCCTCGACCTGGAGCGCCGCGTGGGGTCCCTGCAGGATGAGCTGGCCTTCCTCAGGAAGGTGCACGAGGAG gagctgcgggagctgcaggagcagctggccCGGCACCGGGTGCACGTCGAGGTGGACACCAGCAAGCCGGACCTGACGGCCGCCCTGCGTGACATCCGCACCCAGTACGAGGCTATGGCCGCCAGCAACATGCAGGAGACTGAGGAGTGGTACAAGTCCAAG ttcACAGACCTGACGGACGCAGCCGCCCGGCATGCGGAGGCCCTGCGCGTGGCCAAGCAGGAGGCCAACGAGTACCGGCGTCAGCTCCAGGCCCTCACCTGCGACCTGGAGGCCCTGCGGGGTTCG AACGAGTCCCTGGAGAggcagctgcgggagctggaggagcGCTACGCGCTGGAGACCGCCGGCTACCAGGACACGGTGGTGCGGCTGGAGGAGGACATCCGCAGCCTCAAGGAGGAGATGGCGCGGCACCTGCAGGAGTACCAGGACCTGCTCAACGTCAAGCTGGCCCTCGACATCGAGATCGCCACGTACCGCAAGCTGCTGGAGGGCGAGGAGAGCAG GATCACCATCCCTGTGCAGACCTTCTCCAACCTGCAGATCCGAG AGACCAGCCTGGACACCAAATCCCTGTCGGAAGCTCACCTGAAGAGGACCATCGTGGTCAAAACTGTGGAGACCAGAGATGGAGAG